Proteins from a single region of Nocardioides anomalus:
- a CDS encoding SDR family NAD(P)-dependent oxidoreductase yields the protein MPTPRVVLVTGASSGIGLATAVAAAGAGDHVVLAARGRASLDAAERECKDAGAASTLVVPTDVGDDAAVAALVGAALERHGRLDAVISCAGVVAYGRTEDVPADVFDGVLRTNLHGSVNVARHVVPVLRRQRRGQLLLVGSLIGHIAVPSMTAYVLSKWGVRALVGQLRVENRDLPHVTIGYVAPGGVNTPIYTQAANYAGFIGRPPPPVASPARTARQVMRRLDHPWLPAQLTPANDVIRFGAQYLPFVYARIINPFFPIGATDLTEPTGPTTGNVLASRPDGNALEGDPGHALAGIVKNIRQRLRGRRPR from the coding sequence GTGCCCACCCCACGCGTCGTCCTCGTGACCGGTGCCTCCAGCGGCATCGGGCTCGCCACCGCCGTGGCCGCGGCCGGAGCCGGTGACCACGTGGTCCTGGCCGCCCGCGGCCGCGCGTCGCTCGACGCCGCCGAGCGCGAGTGCAAGGACGCCGGCGCCGCCTCCACGCTCGTGGTCCCGACCGACGTCGGTGACGACGCCGCCGTCGCGGCCCTCGTCGGGGCGGCGCTGGAGCGGCACGGCCGCCTCGACGCGGTCATCAGCTGCGCCGGCGTGGTGGCCTACGGCCGCACCGAGGACGTCCCCGCCGACGTCTTCGACGGCGTCCTGCGCACCAACCTGCACGGCTCGGTCAACGTCGCGCGCCACGTCGTACCCGTCCTGCGGCGCCAGCGCCGCGGCCAGTTGCTCCTCGTGGGGTCGCTCATCGGCCACATCGCGGTGCCGTCCATGACGGCGTACGTGCTGTCCAAGTGGGGCGTGCGCGCCCTGGTCGGCCAGTTGCGCGTGGAGAACCGCGACCTGCCCCACGTCACCATCGGCTACGTCGCGCCCGGGGGCGTGAACACCCCGATCTACACCCAGGCCGCCAACTACGCCGGCTTCATCGGCCGCCCGCCGCCGCCGGTGGCCTCGCCGGCGCGCACCGCGCGGCAGGTCATGCGCCGCCTCGACCACCCGTGGCTGCCGGCCCAGCTCACCCCCGCCAACGACGTGATCCGCTTCGGCGCGCAGTACCTCCCCTTCGTCTACGCCCGGATCATCAACCCGTTCTTCCCGATCGGCGCCACCGACCTGACCGAGCCCACCGGCCCGACGACCGGCAACGTGCTGGCCTCGCGCCCGGACGGCAACGCGCTCGAGGGCGACCCCGGCCACGCGCTGGCCGGCATCGTCAAGAACATCCGCCAGCGCCTGCGGGGCCGCCGCCCCCGCTGA
- a CDS encoding LemA family protein — MLIALIVIVVIVALIGFAVVGFNKLRTSDIGAQEALGGIDVQLTRRAELIPNLVETVKGYAAHESGVFEEVTKARAGVVAAAAGNDVPAKAAADAALQQALVRVNAVAEAYPDLKANQNFLELQGQLAETENQIAFARQYYNDAVASLNKLVMTIPWMLFTGIANVHKREFYDAPEGQQVAPQVSFGNPTPPAPPAAPAAPAAPVTPPPAPAAPAAPAAPPATPPATPPAPPAGGVPPAQ, encoded by the coding sequence CGTGGCCCTCATCGGGTTCGCGGTCGTCGGCTTCAACAAGCTCCGGACCAGTGACATCGGGGCGCAGGAGGCGCTGGGCGGCATCGACGTCCAGCTGACCCGCCGCGCCGAGCTGATCCCCAACCTCGTCGAGACCGTCAAGGGGTACGCCGCGCACGAGTCCGGCGTCTTCGAGGAGGTCACCAAGGCCCGCGCCGGCGTGGTCGCCGCCGCAGCCGGCAACGACGTCCCGGCCAAGGCCGCCGCCGACGCCGCGCTGCAGCAGGCGCTGGTCCGGGTCAACGCGGTCGCGGAGGCCTACCCCGACCTCAAGGCCAACCAGAACTTCCTCGAGCTGCAGGGTCAGCTGGCCGAGACCGAGAACCAGATCGCCTTCGCCCGCCAGTACTACAACGACGCCGTGGCCTCGCTCAACAAGCTGGTCATGACCATCCCGTGGATGCTGTTCACCGGCATCGCCAACGTGCACAAGCGCGAGTTCTACGACGCCCCCGAGGGCCAGCAGGTCGCGCCGCAGGTCTCCTTCGGCAACCCCACCCCGCCCGCGCCGCCGGCCGCGCCGGCTGCACCGGCCGCCCCGGTGACGCCGCCCCCCGCGCCAGCCGCTCCGGCCGCTCCGGCCGCGCCCCCCGCGACGCCGCCGGCCACCCCGCCGGCGCCGCCCGCCGGTGGTGTGCCGCCCGCGCAGTAG